A window of Campylobacter cuniculorum DSM 23162 = LMG 24588 contains these coding sequences:
- a CDS encoding histidine triad nucleotide-binding protein codes for MEEKTIFELIAEGKAPCNKVLENNDFLAFHDIHPRAPIHILIIPKKHFKDFQEFDPQLMAKMTSFIQELAILLGLDKSGYRLITNCGKNSGQEVFHLHFHMLGGSQLPRDIEMGANPQTLF; via the coding sequence ATGGAAGAAAAAACTATTTTTGAACTCATTGCTGAAGGCAAAGCTCCTTGCAATAAAGTCTTAGAAAATAACGATTTTCTAGCCTTTCATGACATTCACCCAAGAGCTCCGATTCATATTTTAATCATTCCAAAAAAACATTTCAAAGATTTTCAAGAATTTGATCCTCAATTGATGGCAAAAATGACTTCTTTTATCCAAGAACTTGCTATACTTTTGGGGCTTGATAAAAGTGGATACCGCTTGATTACAAATTGCGGTAAAAATAGCGGACAAGAGGTTTTTCATCTGCATTTTCATATGTTAGGAGGCTCACAATTGCCAAGAGATATTGAAATGGGAGCAAATCCTCAAACTTTATTTTAA
- the pheS gene encoding phenylalanine--tRNA ligase subunit alpha: MQDFIKQIEECKNLNELESLRILVLGKKGKLTEQFAKLRNLDAESKKELASTLNAQKEEFNQAYAKKFKILEQESLNEKMKENIFNFTYFDKNAQNGALHPVMSTMDKIIEYFVSLNFSVEKGPLIEDDFHNFEALNLPKSHPARDMQDTFYFKDKRLLRTHTSPVQIRTMLKQKPPIRMITPGAVFRRDFDLTHTPMFHQVEGLVVENGQKVSFANLKSILEDFLHHMFGDVKIRFRPSFFPFTEPSAEVDISCVFCKGCGCRVCKNTTWLEVLGCGVVDPNVYGFVGYKNVSGYAFGLGVERFAMLLHQIPDLRSLFEGDLRLLEQFR; the protein is encoded by the coding sequence TTGCAAGATTTTATTAAACAAATTGAAGAATGTAAGAATTTAAACGAATTAGAAAGCCTTAGGATTTTGGTGCTTGGAAAAAAGGGAAAGCTCACAGAGCAATTTGCGAAGCTTAGGAATTTAGATGCGGAGTCAAAAAAAGAATTGGCAAGTACTCTTAATGCTCAAAAAGAGGAATTCAATCAAGCTTATGCTAAAAAATTTAAGATTTTAGAGCAAGAAAGCTTAAATGAAAAGATGAAAGAGAATATTTTTAATTTTACTTATTTTGATAAAAATGCCCAAAATGGAGCCTTGCATCCTGTTATGAGTACTATGGATAAAATTATAGAATATTTTGTTTCTTTAAATTTTAGTGTTGAAAAAGGTCCTTTGATAGAGGACGATTTTCATAATTTTGAGGCTTTAAATTTACCAAAATCTCACCCTGCAAGAGATATGCAAGATACTTTTTATTTTAAAGATAAGAGACTTTTAAGAACTCATACTTCACCTGTGCAAATTCGCACAATGCTTAAGCAAAAACCTCCGATTCGTATGATTACTCCGGGAGCTGTTTTTAGAAGAGATTTTGACCTAACGCATACTCCGATGTTTCATCAAGTTGAAGGACTTGTTGTTGAAAATGGACAAAAAGTAAGTTTCGCAAATTTAAAAAGCATTTTGGAGGATTTTTTACATCATATGTTTGGTGATGTTAAAATTCGTTTCCGCCCGAGTTTCTTCCCTTTTACAGAGCCTTCTGCGGAAGTAGATATTTCTTGTGTATTTTGCAAAGGTTGTGGTTGTAGGGTATGTAAAAATACAACTTGGCTCGAAGTTTTAGGCTGTGGAGTGGTTGATCCTAATGTGTATGGTTTTGTTGGCTATAAAAATGTCAGTGGTTATGCTTTTGGTTTAGGTGTGGAGAGATTTGCTATGCTTCTTCATCAGATACCGGATTTGCGTTCTTTATTTGAAGGAGACTTAAGATTGTTGGAGCAATTTAGATGA
- the pheT gene encoding phenylalanine--tRNA ligase subunit beta — protein sequence MIITKSWLNEWIDIEERSLEDLVKTLNSIGIEVDEAYHLKAPDKVVVGYVKEKIKHENSDKLSICKVDVGDEILQIICGAANVAVGQFVPVALKGALMPNGMQIKATKLRGVNSYGMICSSSELGFAKINEGILILDESIGKLELGKALNTYPLFNDVFIEVELTPNRGDCLSIYGIARDLSAAWDLDFRKSPIFKDDENVLAIGRILKLIVDKKLNSFHIYKVIELKESIKTDLLIHLRLAQIDFLGSHAIENLLNYTMHSTGVLFNAYDLEYFNKEKTGILLKLNQENHGETKIMCEDKILSISGIYQEKQFKCKEESKIIILEAHYTQPLVIAEAKIHYKKQDEKLLYRSFRGSEPELNTGMNFLLNLLQKNPNVLIYSSSQQILENKENSVIDIHIENISEIIGQEIHKDIVLKILKKLEFELTFFGDDRISAKIPLHRPDIENLADICEEIVRMIGIDSIASKGLEFVEKNRNNQTYKEYKKLLNLRNKAVDNGYFESLHYVLDNEEELKEFDFELVKLKLINPITAELNTLRTTLLNHLLNAVSFNVKNSKKIIKLFESGAVFNVTNEEFSHMALVHSGFKEEAQISNKAKPALVDFYSFLSDIKNILGAFELKNSHYNFLSPYEQADLYVNGIKIGFLGRLHLKLERKKDLPKTYVCEFDVNLFKQDPKIAQIYSKFPSVSRDLSILIPKDFSFNAIKNCIKELKLENLDNFRVIDLYDDESLNGQLSLTMNFVFKSLDKTLEEAEITAYMDKILRSLENLGLSLR from the coding sequence ATGATTATTACAAAGAGTTGGCTCAATGAGTGGATAGATATTGAAGAGCGAAGTTTAGAGGATTTGGTTAAAACCTTAAATTCCATAGGGATTGAGGTTGATGAGGCGTATCATTTAAAGGCACCGGATAAAGTTGTCGTAGGCTATGTTAAAGAAAAAATCAAACATGAAAATTCAGACAAACTTAGTATTTGCAAGGTTGATGTGGGAGATGAAATTTTACAAATCATCTGTGGAGCGGCTAATGTCGCAGTAGGGCAGTTTGTTCCGGTCGCTTTAAAAGGTGCATTGATGCCAAATGGTATGCAAATTAAAGCTACAAAGCTTCGTGGAGTGAATTCTTATGGTATGATTTGCTCTTCAAGTGAGCTTGGTTTTGCTAAGATTAATGAAGGAATTTTAATTCTCGATGAAAGTATAGGAAAACTCGAGCTTGGAAAGGCTTTAAATACTTATCCTCTTTTTAATGATGTATTCATTGAGGTCGAACTCACTCCAAATCGCGGGGATTGTTTGAGCATTTATGGTATAGCAAGGGATTTATCAGCAGCTTGGGATTTGGATTTTAGGAAAAGTCCTATTTTTAAAGATGATGAAAATGTTTTAGCCATAGGCAGAATTTTAAAATTAATCGTCGATAAAAAACTCAATAGCTTTCATATATATAAAGTTATAGAGCTTAAAGAGAGTATTAAGACGGATTTGTTGATTCATTTGCGTCTTGCTCAAATTGATTTTTTGGGTTCTCATGCGATTGAAAATTTATTAAATTACACAATGCATTCTACGGGTGTGCTTTTTAATGCTTATGATTTGGAGTATTTTAATAAAGAAAAAACAGGAATACTTTTAAAATTAAATCAAGAAAATCATGGTGAAACCAAGATAATGTGTGAAGATAAAATTTTAAGCATTAGCGGTATTTATCAAGAAAAACAATTTAAATGCAAAGAAGAGAGTAAAATCATCATACTAGAAGCTCATTATACACAACCTTTAGTCATTGCAGAGGCTAAAATTCATTATAAAAAACAAGATGAAAAACTCCTTTATAGAAGTTTTAGAGGAAGTGAGCCAGAACTCAATACAGGTATGAATTTCTTGCTGAATTTACTCCAAAAAAATCCTAATGTTTTAATTTACAGCTCTTCGCAACAAATTTTAGAAAATAAAGAAAATTCAGTTATTGATATTCATATAGAAAATATTAGTGAGATTATAGGACAAGAGATACATAAAGATATAGTGCTAAAGATTCTAAAAAAACTCGAATTTGAATTAACATTTTTTGGCGACGATCGCATCAGTGCTAAAATTCCCTTGCATCGTCCGGATATTGAAAATTTAGCTGATATTTGCGAAGAGATTGTTAGAATGATAGGCATTGATAGTATTGCTTCTAAAGGTTTAGAATTCGTAGAAAAAAATCGCAATAACCAAACCTATAAAGAATACAAAAAGCTTTTAAATTTAAGAAATAAAGCCGTGGATAATGGGTATTTTGAGAGTTTGCATTATGTTTTAGACAATGAAGAGGAACTTAAAGAATTTGATTTTGAACTTGTGAAGTTAAAACTTATAAATCCCATAACCGCCGAGCTTAATACCTTAAGAACCACGCTTTTAAATCATCTTTTAAATGCAGTAAGTTTTAATGTCAAAAATTCTAAGAAAATCATCAAACTCTTTGAAAGTGGAGCTGTGTTTAATGTTACAAATGAGGAATTTTCTCACATGGCTTTGGTGCATTCCGGTTTTAAAGAAGAGGCTCAAATTTCAAACAAAGCCAAACCTGCATTAGTGGATTTTTACAGCTTTTTATCGGATATTAAAAATATTTTAGGAGCTTTTGAGCTTAAAAATTCACATTATAATTTTTTAAGTCCTTATGAGCAAGCTGATTTATATGTCAATGGTATTAAAATAGGCTTTTTAGGAAGACTTCATCTTAAACTTGAGAGAAAAAAAGACTTGCCTAAGACTTATGTTTGTGAATTTGATGTCAATTTATTTAAACAAGATCCAAAAATCGCTCAAATTTACTCTAAATTTCCAAGTGTAAGCAGGGATTTAAGCATACTCATTCCTAAAGATTTTTCTTTTAATGCAATTAAAAATTGTATCAAAGAGCTTAAATTAGAGAATTTAGACAATTTTAGAGTCATTGATCTTTATGATGATGAAAGTTTAAACGGACAATTGAGTTTGACAATGAATTTTGTCTTTAAAAGTCTTGATAAAACCTTAGAAGAAGCAGAAA